AACAATTGCTTAGAAATTAACTTTTGCAATGCTTGTTTTATTTGTAACATTTGTTGATGATCATTAATTTGAGGAATTTTGTAACCCACAAAATAAGGTGATGTAACAAAACGCGGCACAATCTTGACCGCTACTTGTTGATTAAATTCGTAAAAAAATAAATTATAAGAATCACAACGACCACCTAAATAATCATTTAACAAATAGCGCACGACAATTTGAATAATGTCAGCCAAAGTAGTTTGCGCTTTTGAATTTGTCAGTAAAACATTAATTTCTACAAAACCAATTATTGGCTGTGTTGAAATATTAACTACCAAAGACTCTTGCTGCCAAATAGACATCCCTAAAACATTATTAATAGAAACATTATCGTGAATATCGATTTTATCTAATCCCACAATTTG
The nucleotide sequence above comes from Bombilactobacillus bombi. Encoded proteins:
- a CDS encoding DUF4931 domain-containing protein — translated: MERQTNLVFQPQIAKNKPETIRHANNVCPFCDYENLSDILAHEDDRIWLVNKYRTLKDTLQTIIIETHQHDGDIANYSQSQNRQIINFALQKWQAVMASQKYQSVLLYKNFGPLSGGSLSHPHMQIVGLDKIDIHDNVSINNVLGMSIWQQESLVVNISTQPIIGFVEINVLLTNSKAQTTLADIIQIVVRYLLNDYLGGRCDSYNLFFYEFNQQVAVKIVPRFVTSPYFVGYKIPQINDHQQMLQIKQALQKLISKQLL